The following proteins come from a genomic window of Rutidosis leptorrhynchoides isolate AG116_Rl617_1_P2 chromosome 10, CSIRO_AGI_Rlap_v1, whole genome shotgun sequence:
- the LOC139870057 gene encoding uncharacterized protein: MGSRLRGSNFDSEDLRIVQLIQEIEDDDSEVESAPSIPRVRGYIPREREVAAHCETPKYPQRKFKRRFRMRIQLFLQIVQGITTFQSDNMPEYFTYFSQRVDAIGRPTFTTLQKCTSAIRQLAYGTAPDMWDEYLQMSEQTSILCLDYFCMCIITLYKKEYMRSPNAHDVARLYSAHEERHGFRGMLGSIDCMHWSGGIVLLL, encoded by the coding sequence ATGGGTTCGAGGTTACGGGGGTCTAATTTCGACTCCGAAGATTTGCGGATTGTTCAATTAATTCAAGAAATAGAAGATGATGATTCCGAAGTCGAATCGGCACCATCTATTCCGAGAGTTAGAGGTTACATTCCTAGGGAACGGGAGGTTGCTGCACATTGTGAGACGCCAAAATATCCACAAAGAAAATTTAAACGCCGTTTTCGCATGCGAATACAATTGTTTCTCCAGATAGTGCAAGGTATAACTACTTTCCAAAGTGATAATATGCCAGAATATTTTACTTACTTTTCTCAACGAGTTGATGCTATCGGTAGGCCTACATTTACTACTTTACAAAAATGTACGTCGGCTATACGTCAATTGGCGTATGGCACCGCTCCCGATATGTGGGATGAATATTTGCAAATGAGTGAGCAAACATCAATACTATGTCTAGATTACTTTTGTATGTGTATTATTACATTGTACAAAAAGGAATACATGCGATCTCCGAATGCACACGATGTTGCTAGATTATATAGTGCTCACGAGGAGAGACATGGGTTTAGGGGTATGCTCGGGAGTATAGATTGTATGCACTGGAGTGGAGGAATTGTCTTGTTGCTTTAA
- the LOC139873610 gene encoding uncharacterized protein isoform X1, whose product MSNLRTMFRLNHAAYSSFTCCYNRARCRPRLIVSLSNPIQNPNSIKPRLIDSSDVKNMETLLSWGAYRNHQRRMLSRSANSTDTKSPYDTLVNMQQDKQIAESESESDDGDSYKPVVVLSENMLQDTQIVAEAETETEMCIYSSDDISFDPEPFKRESLRVQNSYKYGLRYIDEITGDSKILEKVQLFCEERAKIQNDNVHDETLARQKLNEFNSNFRQANQIHVLDLIIAAFELEIRSLVDLFMDDAIDIFLEMTDDEAYKILTVDLRDEYSHKVFKELSNRVLFHKWAFE is encoded by the exons ATGAGCAATTTGAGAACAATGTTTAGGCTTAATCATGCGGCATACTCATCGTTCACATGCTGTTACAATCGAGCTAGATGTCGGCCTCGATTGATTGTTAGCCTTTCGAATCCGATACAAAATCCTAATTCTATAAAGCCTCGATTGATTGattcatcagatgttaaaaatatGGAAACTTTATTATCATGGGGTGCATATAGAAATCATCAAAGGAGGATGTTATCTAGGTCTGCTAATTCGACCGATACAAAATCTCCATATGATACTCTTg TAAACATGCAGCAGGATAAACAAATAGCAGAGAGTGAGAGTGAGAGTGATGATGGTGATTCATATAAACCAGTAGTAGTCTTGTCAG AAAACATGCTGCAAGATACACAAATAGTAGCTGAGGCTGAGACTGAGACTGAGATGTGTATTTATTCTTCGGATGATATAAGTTTTGACCCGGAGCCCTTTAAAAGAGAGTCTTTACGGGTCCAAAATAGTTACAAGTACGGCTTGCGCTACATAGATGAAATCACAGGCGATAGTAAAATCCTTGAGAAGGTTCAATTGTTCTGTGAGGAACGTGCGAAGATCCAGAATGATAATGTACATGATGAAACCCTCGCCCGACAAAAGTTGAATGAGTTTAATTCCAATTTTCGCCAAGCCAATCAGATACATGTTCTTGATCTTATAATT GCTGCTTTCGAGTTGGAGATAAGAAGCCTCGTAGACCTGTTCATGGATGACGCTATTGACATTTTTCTCGAAATGACTGATGATGAGGCTTACAAAATCTTAACCGTGGATTTGAGAGATGAGTATAGTCATAAAGTATTTAAGGAGCTTAGTAACCGTGTCCTGTTTCACAAGTGGGCTTTTGAATAG
- the LOC139873610 gene encoding uncharacterized protein isoform X2, with translation MSNLRTMFRLNHAAYSSFTCCYNRARCRPRLIVSLSNPIQNPNSIKPRLIDSSDVKNMETLLSWGAYRNHQRRMLSRSANSTDTKSPYDTLAENMLQDTQIVAEAETETEMCIYSSDDISFDPEPFKRESLRVQNSYKYGLRYIDEITGDSKILEKVQLFCEERAKIQNDNVHDETLARQKLNEFNSNFRQANQIHVLDLIIAAFELEIRSLVDLFMDDAIDIFLEMTDDEAYKILTVDLRDEYSHKVFKELSNRVLFHKWAFE, from the exons ATGAGCAATTTGAGAACAATGTTTAGGCTTAATCATGCGGCATACTCATCGTTCACATGCTGTTACAATCGAGCTAGATGTCGGCCTCGATTGATTGTTAGCCTTTCGAATCCGATACAAAATCCTAATTCTATAAAGCCTCGATTGATTGattcatcagatgttaaaaatatGGAAACTTTATTATCATGGGGTGCATATAGAAATCATCAAAGGAGGATGTTATCTAGGTCTGCTAATTCGACCGATACAAAATCTCCATATGATACTCTTg CAGAAAACATGCTGCAAGATACACAAATAGTAGCTGAGGCTGAGACTGAGACTGAGATGTGTATTTATTCTTCGGATGATATAAGTTTTGACCCGGAGCCCTTTAAAAGAGAGTCTTTACGGGTCCAAAATAGTTACAAGTACGGCTTGCGCTACATAGATGAAATCACAGGCGATAGTAAAATCCTTGAGAAGGTTCAATTGTTCTGTGAGGAACGTGCGAAGATCCAGAATGATAATGTACATGATGAAACCCTCGCCCGACAAAAGTTGAATGAGTTTAATTCCAATTTTCGCCAAGCCAATCAGATACATGTTCTTGATCTTATAATT GCTGCTTTCGAGTTGGAGATAAGAAGCCTCGTAGACCTGTTCATGGATGACGCTATTGACATTTTTCTCGAAATGACTGATGATGAGGCTTACAAAATCTTAACCGTGGATTTGAGAGATGAGTATAGTCATAAAGTATTTAAGGAGCTTAGTAACCGTGTCCTGTTTCACAAGTGGGCTTTTGAATAG
- the LOC139873610 gene encoding uncharacterized protein isoform X4, with translation MILLLIVAVNMQQDKQIAESESESDDGDSYKPVVVLSENMLQDTQIVAEAETETEMCIYSSDDISFDPEPFKRESLRVQNSYKYGLRYIDEITGDSKILEKVQLFCEERAKIQNDNVHDETLARQKLNEFNSNFRQANQIHVLDLIIAAFELEIRSLVDLFMDDAIDIFLEMTDDEAYKILTVDLRDEYSHKVFKELSNRVLFHKWAFE, from the exons ATGATACTCTTg CTTATTGTAGCAGTAAACATGCAGCAGGATAAACAAATAGCAGAGAGTGAGAGTGAGAGTGATGATGGTGATTCATATAAACCAGTAGTAGTCTTGTCAG AAAACATGCTGCAAGATACACAAATAGTAGCTGAGGCTGAGACTGAGACTGAGATGTGTATTTATTCTTCGGATGATATAAGTTTTGACCCGGAGCCCTTTAAAAGAGAGTCTTTACGGGTCCAAAATAGTTACAAGTACGGCTTGCGCTACATAGATGAAATCACAGGCGATAGTAAAATCCTTGAGAAGGTTCAATTGTTCTGTGAGGAACGTGCGAAGATCCAGAATGATAATGTACATGATGAAACCCTCGCCCGACAAAAGTTGAATGAGTTTAATTCCAATTTTCGCCAAGCCAATCAGATACATGTTCTTGATCTTATAATT GCTGCTTTCGAGTTGGAGATAAGAAGCCTCGTAGACCTGTTCATGGATGACGCTATTGACATTTTTCTCGAAATGACTGATGATGAGGCTTACAAAATCTTAACCGTGGATTTGAGAGATGAGTATAGTCATAAAGTATTTAAGGAGCTTAGTAACCGTGTCCTGTTTCACAAGTGGGCTTTTGAATAG
- the LOC139873610 gene encoding uncharacterized protein isoform X3, with product MILLLIVAVNMQQDKQIAESESESDDGDSYKPVVVLSAENMLQDTQIVAEAETETEMCIYSSDDISFDPEPFKRESLRVQNSYKYGLRYIDEITGDSKILEKVQLFCEERAKIQNDNVHDETLARQKLNEFNSNFRQANQIHVLDLIIAAFELEIRSLVDLFMDDAIDIFLEMTDDEAYKILTVDLRDEYSHKVFKELSNRVLFHKWAFE from the exons ATGATACTCTTg CTTATTGTAGCAGTAAACATGCAGCAGGATAAACAAATAGCAGAGAGTGAGAGTGAGAGTGATGATGGTGATTCATATAAACCAGTAGTAGTCTTGTCAG CAGAAAACATGCTGCAAGATACACAAATAGTAGCTGAGGCTGAGACTGAGACTGAGATGTGTATTTATTCTTCGGATGATATAAGTTTTGACCCGGAGCCCTTTAAAAGAGAGTCTTTACGGGTCCAAAATAGTTACAAGTACGGCTTGCGCTACATAGATGAAATCACAGGCGATAGTAAAATCCTTGAGAAGGTTCAATTGTTCTGTGAGGAACGTGCGAAGATCCAGAATGATAATGTACATGATGAAACCCTCGCCCGACAAAAGTTGAATGAGTTTAATTCCAATTTTCGCCAAGCCAATCAGATACATGTTCTTGATCTTATAATT GCTGCTTTCGAGTTGGAGATAAGAAGCCTCGTAGACCTGTTCATGGATGACGCTATTGACATTTTTCTCGAAATGACTGATGATGAGGCTTACAAAATCTTAACCGTGGATTTGAGAGATGAGTATAGTCATAAAGTATTTAAGGAGCTTAGTAACCGTGTCCTGTTTCACAAGTGGGCTTTTGAATAG
- the LOC139871884 gene encoding chloroplast stem-loop binding protein of 41 kDa a, chloroplastic, protein MATLLSSCSSASLVFTNLSPKSLSPSLSFLSFSSNVSLISSSISLSHHSFSTSSRIRPLSVSSFTVKASVSEKKKVLIVNTNSGGHAVIGFYFAKELLSSGHEVTVLTVGDEGSDKMKKPPFTRFSEIVEGDGKTVWGDVAAIGTVLEGSKFDVVLDNNGKDLDTVKPVADWAKSSGAEQFLFISSAGIYKQTEEPPHVEGDAVKADAGHVVVEKYISELFGNWASFRPQYMIGSGNNKDCEEWFFDRIVRGRPVPIPGSGMQLTNISHVKDLSSMLTKAVENPIAASGIIFNCVSDRAVTLDGMAKLCAKAAGLPVEIVHYDPKSIGSDAKKAFPFRNMHFYAEPRAAKDLLGWQSSTNLPEDLKERYEEYVKIGRDKKTMKFDIDDKILESLKVPVPV, encoded by the exons ATGGCTACTCTTCTTTCATCTTGTTCATCAGCTTCTCTTGTTTTCACCAATctctctcccaaatctctctcACCATCTCTCTCCTTTCTCTCTTTCTCTTCCAATGTATCTCTAATTTCTTCATCTATATCTCTCTCTCATCACTCTTTTTCAACTTCTTCTAGAATTAGACCATTATCAGTTTCATCGTTCACAGTTAAAGCTAGTGTTTCAGAGAAGAAAAAAGTACTAATTGTTAACACAAATAGTGGTGGTCATGCAGTTATTGGTTTCTATTTTGCTAAAGAGCTTTTGAGTTCTGGTCATGAAGTTACTGTTCTTACTGTTGGTGATGAAGGATCTGATAAGATGAAGAAGCCTCCATTTACTAGATTCTCT GAAATTGTTGAAGGTGACGGTAAGACGGTATGGGGTGATGTTGCTGCAATTGGGACAGTTTTGGAAGGATCGAAATTTGATGTTGTTTTGGATAACAATGGAAAAGATTTGGATACAGTAAA GCCAGTAGCAGATTGGGCAAAAAGTTCGGGTGCCGAACAGTTCTTGTTCATCAGCAGTGCGGGAATTTATAAACAAACAGAAGAGCCACCTCATGTCGAAGGG GATGCTGTGAAAGCCGATGCGGGTCATGTTGTGGTCGAGAAATACATCTCGGAACTTTTCGGAAACTGGGCGAGTTTCCGACCCCAATACATGATTGGCTCCGGCAACAACAAAGATTGCGAAGAGTGGTTCTTTGACC GTATTGTGAGGGGAAGGCCGGTTCCAATTCCAGGATCTGGTATGCAACTAACAAACATATCACACGTTAAGGATCTATCATCTATGTTAACAAAAGCAGTCGAGAACCCAATTGCTGCAAGTGGGATTATCTTCAATTGTGTTAGTGACCGAGCTGTGACTCTAGACGGAATGGCTAAACTATGTGCTAAAGCAGCCGGTTTGCCCGTCGAGATTGTTCATTATGATCCAAAATCCATTGGCAGTGATGCAAAGAAAGCTTTTCCCTTTCGCAATATG CATTTCTATGCAGAACCAAGAGCTGCAAAGGACCTTCTAGGATGGCAAAGCAGCACTAATTTACCAGAGGATTTAAAAGAGAGATATGAAGAATATGTGAAGATCGGAAGAGACAAAAAGACGATGAAGTTTGATATTGATGATAAGATATTAGAATCCCTAAAAGTTCCCGTCCCAGTCTGA